In Hyperolius riggenbachi isolate aHypRig1 chromosome 10, aHypRig1.pri, whole genome shotgun sequence, a genomic segment contains:
- the LOC137535713 gene encoding waprin-Phi1-like: MIKVVIFSMLLAAVLAGHSSHESEESAERRGHCPSMSSNSCTAACSPSCVNGTNCTSVNTTTSSNCTTDASCSGILKCCKTHCGLKCVDPEYKTVCSEDEDCPETLVCCKKSCVAVCAPSKPFLPGKKPGKNW; the protein is encoded by the exons ATGATCAAGGTTGTGATTTTCTCCATGCTACTGGCTGCGGTGCTTGCTGGTCACAGCAGTCACGAGAGTGAAG AATCTGCTGAAAGACGTGGCCATTGCCCGAGCATGTCCAGTAACTCCTGCACCGCTGCCTGCTCACCTTCTTGTGTGAATGGTACAAACTGCACCAGTGTGAACACCACCACAAGCTCAAACTGTACAACAGACGCCAGCTGCTCCGGAATCCTGAAGTGCTGTAAGACCCACTGTGGACTGAAGTGTGTAGATCCTGAGTACA AGACGGTATGTAGTGAAGATGAAGACTGCCCAGAGACCCTGGTCTGTTGTAAGAAGAGCTGTGTCGCTGTGTGTGCACCTTCTAAGCCTTTCCTACCAGGGAAGAAGCCAGGAAAGAATTG GTGA